The following nucleotide sequence is from Bacteroidales bacterium.
TTTCAAAATAATATTTTGCAACAAAATGATGAAAATTTGCAACTTCTGAAATATGAAAAATATCTTTTTCGGGATAAATTTCACTTATATCTTTCACAGAACCCAATATTTCAGGCACTTTTTCATATTCCCCTTTATCTAAATAATATTCAGCTAAACTAGTTTTTCCGAAAAAGTAGTCGGGATGTTGTTCGTTAATGATTTTTATAACTTTAAGAGTTCTTTCTTTATCTCCTGTCATTTTATATGCAACCATTAAATAATTCTTAAAAGCAGGAACATTCGGATATTTTTCAATTAAGGCCTTAAGTTTTTTTATTTGCTTTTTCGGATTATCTTGAACATCGTAGTATAATTTTTCTGTAAGATTGTTAATATAATCGTTAGTAACACCATCATCATTAACAGGTTCATTTGTAATTTTATATTTTTTTAAATCCATTCTTATTTTTTCTGCAAAATTAATATAAAAAGGATTTCTGTTTCCATATTTGTAATAATTAATAAACAATCCGTAATAACAGAATTTTGATTTCAGATGATGTAATGAAATTCGTAAGCGTGGCACGGATGCGTTGAAAATCATTATGTAAAGGATGATAACTTTGTATATATCAAATACAACTCTGTTTATTCTTTTTATGTTGAATATTGTAAAAACAACAATTACAATATTTCCGATAAAGAAAGTTTAAGGAAATTATTGACTTCCCCTGAAAACAAATCGTTTATCCAAGGTTCAACACGAAAAATGGTTACCAAAAGACCTATTGGTGATTGTTACAAATTTCGCTATTCTCAACATGAAAACAATATTAAAATTGAAAGTGTGGAAATAAATATTTAAAATCGCAACTCCTACATTTATTATAAGAGGCTGTATTATTCAAAAATACAGCCTTTTTTATACAAAATTTAATGAAATTCATAATCATAAAATATTACTACATACATTGCAGACATGCAGACAATCGCTATAATTAGTTGTTGTATAGAAAAATATATGTATGTAATATGTATGTAATGTCTGCAATCTATTCTAACAATAAAAGTCGCAACCTGAAAGAATTTAAAGTAGTATTTGTTGGATAACAACCACAATATCTGTAATATAAATAGTCATTACATGCGTTGCAGACATATTACATACACTTTTATCTTATTAAAACACTGATAACAAGGCCAGTACTATAACTGAATGTAATGTATGTGGTTTTTTTTATTTTTTAAGATATTTCCTGAGAGAGTTTTTTGTTAAACATTTATTCCTGATTTTGAACCAACGGCTATTATTTTATACGATGTCATGCATATGTTTTAAATCGTTGGATCATTGCTAAATAATTAGGATTCATTACGCAATACCTCCACAAAACAACATCAACCACACTCAACTTTTCATCTATTAGATTCGCGATAACTTTACATAATTCATAAGGTGTGGGAAAATTTAGAGCTTCCGCCAATCGTATTAAGTGTCTATCTGGTTTTACTACATTCATTCCAATATTTTTAGCGAGGTGAAATGATGTTGCTGGGCCAAAAAAACTAAACTGTTGAATGTATTCAACCCCACTGTCAATGAGTTCAAATTTAAAAACCTCAAAACCAATATTGTTTACATGCTGGATAATGGATAGGATAGCATTTATCTTCCCCTTATGATTAAAATGTTTAAGAGCTTGATTAATGCAATTATCTCCTAGGTTTACAATTTTTTCTGAATCTTCCCAATTTAAAAATGCATTTGAAATTTCATTAAAAACACTTGTAACTGATCGAACACTCATCCCACTAGACAAAATCACCCAAGCTGCTTCGCGAAAGAATTCCGATTCATTCAAAGATTTTATACATTGATTCTCTTGCCAATCAACTTCCCATGAGAACCCTTTATTTATTACATGTCTTTTAATGTCCAAATAACTGGCTGCAATATTTTTGGTATTTTGATTTGAGTTATTCATCCGACTTGTTTTAATTGTTTGTTAAAACTACAAAAACTATACTAAGATACCATTTAGACTTAAACTTCTGATTAATAAGGGTGCTAATGAACCTGTGAATGATAGAAACACTTACCTTCTAATTCATTCACACCCAACTTATAAGATTTTTTTCCATTGATCCATATTTCCTGATCTTTCAGCAGATTCTATTTTTCTTACAATTCCACTTAGGCTATCGGATATAGCTTTTCGTTGAACACTATCTTTAGCCCCCAAATAAGAGTCCGTATTTACAGTCTGCCCAGTTTTATCTTTAATTGGTGATAAAATCCTTGAGACCGATTTGTTAAAGAAATGTTTCAACATTGATTTTGAAGTTTTCTCTCCATTATAATTGGAAAAAATTGAAACTGCCATCGATTCAATATGATAGCCACTCATTTTGCGTTTATCTGGGAATTCGGATACAATTGATTTTACAAGCTTTATTACTGGTACAACTTTCCCATTGCATGTTTGGTTAACACTTACAAGCTTCTCTGCAAATTTCGCAGGCTTCACAACTTTCGACCAATTATCTCCATTTGCCTGTGCAATCTTTATTCCAGTTTCAGTTCTAATAGAAGGCAATATTTGGACTTCAATACCATCAGAGAATTTTGCAGTTACAGCTAATTTTCCTAAACTAATTTTTGTTTTAGGAAGACGTTGACTTAATTGTTCAGCAAAATATTTATTAACCTCAGAAGGAGATTTTTCTGAAAGTTCAGATTTATTTAAAATGATTAATACATCCACATCGCTTAAACCGTCTACATATGTGTGTTTCGACACAGAACCACCAAAAACAGTCTGTACGTTTCCGTCAATCTCTTTATTTAGAGATTGAATTATTGTATCTAGGTGCGTATTAACAGCTTCAATATCTCTATCATTTGCATTTTGTAATGCGTCATTAATCAATTGATTTACGTTACTTTCAAATTCACGAGCCTTTGCACGTTCTTGCTCGCGCTTAATTTGTTCAATTATATCACTAGGTTTTTTGGAGCCATCTCCATTAAAAAAACCACCGCCTGATCCACCCATATTATTTAGATTTTAATTTGTTCAAAAATTGGATATGTAATTTCTGTATTAACTCAGACAACTTGAACTTATCATTGTCTAGTTCTATAAAATAACCATAATTTTTTTCCGCATTAAAATTAATTAAAGTATGCTTTAATTTTGTAAGGAATGTTAAATTATCAACCCAAAAGTTTCGTTTAAGAGACATACTTTTTGTTTCTATACCATACTTTGGACTTAGAACACTATAATTTTGGATGTAAATTGCAGCACCATTGTAGTATGCAAATTTCAACCAAGTTAACCCATCAAATATTTCAGCTCCTGCCAAGAAATATAGGATAACATTTATAGGGTCAAGGCTTCCAAATACATGAATCGGAGATGTATTCCCTACTTTATCCATTGATCGTCTCAAAAGAGCAATATTAACCATCCGATCTAATTGTGAATTACCAATCTCTTTTTCAGTAACTCCAATAATATTGAATCCGTTTAAAATCTCTGGTTTAGCCAATAAATTAGGTAATTGGATTAAAGATTGATCATTTTTCTCAGGCTTAATTAAAAAATCACTCATTAGGGATTTATGTTCATGGAACAACTTTTGAGCATTTTCAACCTGTTGTTCTATAGAAAGCCGAAGCTCTCCATGATCATAACTGACTATAATCCCACTCATATCATCAGGCCATGCAGATAAAACTTTTTTTAGTTTATTCTCATCCCAAGGTTTTACCTCATGGTTATATTTATTTATCCCTGAAAGATCATATATTTGGGTAGTTTCATATCCTCCACTATCTATAATATTAATTTTAGCTGATTTAAACTCACTTGGTTTAGGTATGAGATTGTGATATAAATCATATGCGCTCACTAATAGTGATTCCTCAATGAAACCTGGAGCCACCTCCATGACTTCATAACACTCGGAAATAATCCTATTCTGTTTATTTACCAATGAGAATCCTTTGCTAGAAAAAGATGGTACTAATAATGGGGTCTCAACCTTTTCTCCACCAGGATGAACAATTGTTCTTGATCTGTAAATTTTATCCTCCATATAATATATTTAAATCTCTACATGTGGCACATTTTCCGCACCTCGTTTCTTTTCCTTTTTCACAACTATAAGTTAATTCGATTGGAATTTTTTTGATATGACAATACTCCCATATTTGCTTTTTATTCCAGTTGACAAACGGTGTTTCTAATCTTACAATTCCATTGGTAGATTCACAAACAATTTTATTAAAACTATTCACAAAAGTCTCCGAACAATCGTAGTAACCTGTCCCAGAATGAACGCCTAAAACAATTACTTCGTTATCTTCTATATTGAATAAAGCATTTGCTAAAAACATAAGATTGCGTCCAATTATTTCTCCGGAGGAATAAGTATTTTTTGTTTCCACTCTCAATTCTGTTAGGTTGAGTCCGTAATACGTGCAAATTTGCTGTGCACTCTTCAATTCCTGTTTTTCGGACAATTGACCAAATTTGATAAAAACAGGATTTATTGAGTACCCAAGATCTAGATAATATTGAATACAAGCAGTAGAATCGATCCCTCCACTAAATAATAATAAAACACTGCTTTTAACTTTTCCTTTCATTAATACTGATATCTAAATTATCAATTTATTTAGTAAAAGAGATGTACTTGTCATTGTTTGCTCCATTTTAGATTTACAATCCACTTTGCATGTGGTCCAATTTTATATTTATTTTGTTGTTCATCATCATTATGACCTAAACGATTAATTAATGCAGTACTAGCCCATTTTATATAATCTGTATCTCCTTTATTAAGTAACTCTTCCAACTCCATTTGTTGTTCAAATGTAGGTATTAAATCAAGAACATCATATTGAAGAACTTCCCAACAATCCCAACCACTGTCAATTGGTGTTTTTTTAACAGGTGTTATAACAGATTTAATAAACTTGTAATTAACATAAGGAAAATTCTTATGAGACAAAACTTGTTCTTCTTTTCCCCCAAGCAACTCCTCATAAAACTCCCGCCAATGAGAAATTTCACGATCTTTTGAAGTGTTGAACCAATCAAGAAATTTGACAGCGTTTTTAGCGGGAATAAAAACAGCTAAATCACCTTTTTTAAGCTTATTAGTCTTCATTTTTAAATCATCTTTAGCTCCAAAATCTTTGAGGATTTTATTAGTCTCTTCAATTCGTTTATACTTACCTCCAACATGCTGATACCAATACCAACTCGGATTCGAATTTTTTACAATTAAGTATTTGTCATTTACTTTTATTCTGTATTGATATGACATTGAAAATCTAACATATTTACCACTTATTGCTATATATTTTGTATGCAAAACAAATATGAGTCTGCCCCAATTCCTAATGACAAATGCTCCTCCATCAACAAGGATTGTTGCTAATAATAAAATAAGGCCACCACCAATAAATTCAGGCTGGAGTGATGATTTAGTATTAAATCCAATGAACAATAGAATCGCTCCTAATACTATTTTTAAAATAAATCTCCACATATCACTTGTTTAAGATAAATTAATATCGTTTATTAATTGCTTTCTTTTTTTAATGCACATATCTTTAAATAATGCAAAATCATTTGTATTAGGGTATAGCCAATATTTCTTATATAACAGCGATACACTATATTGCACTAAATTATTATATTTAAGCGGGTTAAACAAATATTTATCCATATTTAACCGACAAGCAATCGTTATTAACATTTTGATATTGGTGTTGCTTTTCAATTACTCTTTATCAAACTTTCTCATTTCCTCAATCATTGCTCGCCTTGATACATTCATATAGTCCATTGTTTTATCAAGTTTCGAATGTTTTGCAATTTCTTGTAATATTTCACCTCTCATACCAAGTTCTGAACCAACAAAAAAAGAAGTATATCTTACTGAGTGAACTGTAATGTGCTTGTTAATTTTAGTTTTGAAATATCTGAGTATAGGCTTGCTCCATTTGTTCGATTTCATTGTCGTTCAGTTCTTTGTAAAATTTACGCTTACGACCTGAAAGTTTTCCTTTGTTCTGGTGTAGGAACAAAATCATACGATCAACTTTATTGTCCGGCATATCTACTATACTCTGAATATCACGCTTAAGTTCATCATAGCATTGAAGAAAAAGCAGTTCTTCCGGAACATCAATATTAACAGTAGATTGTATAGCTCTTGCCATAAAGACAGCGTGATTGGTTAGGTCCGGAAATCGGTATAAGGCTTCTATTTCGGAGGCATTATTAACGGTCATTTCTCCGGAATCATCAATATCATATTTTACTTTTCGCTCAATCAACTTAGAAAGTAACTCTAAAGTAGTATCATATTCATCCAAGTTGGCAAGTATTTGTGCAGATACAGGAAGTATTGTACTGTTTGGTACAATGCCGTCACGTACCAGTATATCATGAATAAGAAAGCGATGAATCCTTCCGTTGCCATCTTCAAACGGGTGAGTATATACATAACCAAATGACACCATTGTGGCTTTTATAATCGTTTCGGTTAAAATGGTTTTTTTATTTAGGTCAACTATTCCTTGCATAAGAGATCTTACAAATTGCGGTGGCGGACATACATAATGTATTTTTTGTGTATAGTCTCTCATTGTTTGACCGACATAGTTTTGAAAGTCCCTAAAACCATCATCTGCATATCTTGGGTCAACAATAACATTTTGTAAACGAACCAATTCTTTTTCAGATAATGATTCTTCAAAGGGCTTTTGTCCTGCATCTTCCAGTACAGCTATGAACTTTTCCATTCTGTCTTGCGATGGATCCTCTTTCTCTATTTCACTGGAGGATTTTGATTCTTTTTTATAAAGATAATAGCTCGCTCGTTTAAAAATTTCCGGAGAATATTCTTGTTTTAGATTTTCAATTGCTTCTTCAATATTCCAATCAAGTAACTCGCTGAGTTCAGTAGTTCTTCTAATTATCGGGCAGAAATTTTTTGACCCCGAAAGATTATCGTTTACTTTCCATTTGGGTATTTTTATAATATTTCCGGTTACATATTGAGATGAGTCCAATATATCCTCGTAATTAGTGGTAGTGACATTAACCTCTATTGATTTGTTTCCGGTAAACTCATAAAGATACCCTATGACTCTTTGATATTTTCGATTTAGATTTGCTTTGATGTAGTCTAATATTGTTTGATGGTCAACAGAGGTAAAAACTTCCTTAACGAAAGCCAAGTTTAAATCATCATATTTTAGAGCGAATTCTAAATGAGACATAGGGTTATCAATGCTGACATCATATTTCGATTTGAATGTTCGTACAATCGTATTTGTTGAACTTAATTCTGTTTTGTCTGTTGTTCCGATGTATGACTCATGCGTCAATCGAAAACCTTGGATATTTAATTTTTCCTGAAGCCATGTAAACCCTACTTTTTTCATTTTCTTTCTATTTGACGGGGTAAATTTAGTTTTGTAA
It contains:
- a CDS encoding Fic family protein, which encodes MKKVGFTWLQEKLNIQGFRLTHESYIGTTDKTELSSTNTIVRTFKSKYDVSIDNPMSHLEFALKYDDLNLAFVKEVFTSVDHQTILDYIKANLNRKYQRVIGYLYEFTGNKSIEVNVTTTNYEDILDSSQYVTGNIIKIPKWKVNDNLSGSKNFCPIIRRTTELSELLDWNIEEAIENLKQEYSPEIFKRASYYLYKKESKSSSEIEKEDPSQDRMEKFIAVLEDAGQKPFEESLSEKELVRLQNVIVDPRYADDGFRDFQNYVGQTMRDYTQKIHYVCPPPQFVRSLMQGIVDLNKKTILTETIIKATMVSFGYVYTHPFEDGNGRIHRFLIHDILVRDGIVPNSTILPVSAQILANLDEYDTTLELLSKLIERKVKYDIDDSGEMTVNNASEIEALYRFPDLTNHAVFMARAIQSTVNIDVPEELLFLQCYDELKRDIQSIVDMPDNKVDRMILFLHQNKGKLSGRKRKFYKELNDNEIEQMEQAYTQIFQN
- a CDS encoding 7-cyano-7-deazaguanine synthase; amino-acid sequence: MKGKVKSSVLLLFSGGIDSTACIQYYLDLGYSINPVFIKFGQLSEKQELKSAQQICTYYGLNLTELRVETKNTYSSGEIIGRNLMFLANALFNIEDNEVIVLGVHSGTGYYDCSETFVNSFNKIVCESTNGIVRLETPFVNWNKKQIWEYCHIKKIPIELTYSCEKGKETRCGKCATCRDLNILYGG
- a CDS encoding nucleotidyltransferase, translating into MGGSGGGFFNGDGSKKPSDIIEQIKREQERAKAREFESNVNQLINDALQNANDRDIEAVNTHLDTIIQSLNKEIDGNVQTVFGGSVSKHTYVDGLSDVDVLIILNKSELSEKSPSEVNKYFAEQLSQRLPKTKISLGKLAVTAKFSDGIEVQILPSIRTETGIKIAQANGDNWSKVVKPAKFAEKLVSVNQTCNGKVVPVIKLVKSIVSEFPDKRKMSGYHIESMAVSIFSNYNGEKTSKSMLKHFFNKSVSRILSPIKDKTGQTVNTDSYLGAKDSVQRKAISDSLSGIVRKIESAERSGNMDQWKKIL